A stretch of the Desulfobacter sp. genome encodes the following:
- the priA gene encoding primosomal protein N', whose translation MVVCDYIDVSVTLPLHQSFVYKIPQSLKADAAVGMRVLVPFGRRRVTGYIIGEQKDCGPYKAKKIIALMDDHSLFFETDIPFFKWVSDYYIHPLGETIKTALPSGLDRKDVACVFATPAGQDALAKGRLSAKEADLINRLNPKQGSALKTLVKSDPGLASLVRKMEKKDLVAVSVVLKKEAAGIKLEKFISLARDLPGKDIRMSQKRLAILSIVRQAGEISLTGLKVKIPTAPRLILPLAEAGYLSIVERRVLRDPLGDPVEPDTPPDLNPEQARVVDQVQRSGDQGFLPYLLSGVTGSGKTEVYMRLVADAVAQGLGAIVLVPEIALISQTERRFRARFGEKIAVIHSMLTHGERLDQWRRIALEKVNIVIGARSAVFAPLKRIGIIIVDEEHDTSYKQESGLRYNARDLAVVRAKMHHCPVVLGSATPSVQSYQNVIAGRFVLLELKKRVNNNPLPEITLVDMKKYKDCWGTDRIITPELGRAIRACLEKGNQALIFLNRRGFATFPACGSCGKTLQCPHCDVTMTFHKGADHYKCHLCGHTLAANIRCPECRTGKLKNFGFGTEKVESMLKTMFPDARLARMDQDSTVKKGSALRLLRQIRNRTVDIIVGTQMLAKGHDFPSITLVGVVCADLSLSLPDFRSGERTFQVLAQVAGRAGRGKAPGQVIMQTYNPDHFIIEASQKQDFEAFFNEEVPFRKALMYPPFTRMIQLKISGKNEKKTAAHAFLVAKVLDRLNTGSSPVQILGPIEAAIQKISARFRWQILIKSVSARQIHAMVSAMAGDPEISRVKTVSIGIDVDPYFLM comes from the coding sequence ATGGTTGTCTGTGATTACATTGATGTCAGTGTTACCCTGCCTCTTCACCAGAGTTTTGTATACAAAATTCCCCAATCTTTAAAGGCGGATGCAGCCGTTGGAATGCGGGTCCTGGTGCCCTTTGGCCGCAGACGAGTGACCGGCTATATCATCGGAGAACAAAAAGACTGCGGCCCGTATAAGGCCAAAAAAATTATAGCCCTCATGGATGACCATTCCCTGTTTTTTGAAACGGATATTCCTTTTTTTAAGTGGGTCTCTGATTATTATATTCATCCGTTGGGGGAAACCATAAAAACAGCGCTGCCCTCAGGCCTTGACAGAAAGGATGTCGCTTGCGTTTTTGCGACCCCGGCAGGCCAGGATGCCCTGGCCAAAGGACGGCTTTCTGCCAAAGAGGCGGACCTGATCAACAGGTTAAACCCCAAACAGGGATCGGCCTTGAAAACCCTTGTCAAGTCTGATCCGGGCCTTGCCTCCCTGGTTCGGAAAATGGAAAAAAAGGATCTGGTGGCGGTTTCTGTGGTGTTAAAAAAGGAAGCTGCAGGCATTAAGCTGGAAAAATTTATTTCTCTGGCAAGGGATCTGCCGGGAAAAGATATCCGCATGTCTCAAAAACGGCTTGCCATCCTCTCCATTGTCCGGCAGGCAGGTGAAATTTCCCTTACAGGGCTTAAGGTGAAGATTCCCACAGCCCCTCGGCTGATTCTGCCCCTGGCCGAGGCAGGCTACCTTTCCATTGTTGAAAGGCGGGTACTCAGGGATCCTTTAGGAGATCCTGTGGAACCGGATACTCCGCCGGACCTTAACCCGGAACAGGCCCGTGTGGTCGACCAGGTCCAACGATCAGGCGATCAGGGCTTTTTACCCTATCTTTTGTCCGGGGTGACAGGATCGGGTAAAACCGAAGTCTATATGCGGCTGGTGGCCGATGCCGTGGCCCAGGGCCTTGGGGCAATCGTTCTGGTGCCTGAAATCGCTTTGATCTCCCAGACCGAGCGGCGGTTCCGGGCAAGGTTCGGAGAAAAAATCGCCGTGATTCATTCCATGCTCACCCATGGGGAGCGCCTGGATCAATGGCGCAGGATTGCCCTTGAAAAGGTGAATATCGTGATCGGGGCCCGGTCTGCGGTTTTTGCCCCCCTAAAAAGAATCGGGATCATCATTGTGGACGAAGAGCATGATACCTCCTATAAACAGGAATCAGGATTAAGGTATAATGCCCGGGATCTTGCCGTTGTCCGGGCCAAAATGCATCATTGTCCCGTGGTTTTAGGATCTGCCACCCCTTCGGTCCAGTCTTACCAGAATGTGATTGCAGGCAGGTTTGTTCTGCTTGAACTCAAAAAACGGGTCAACAACAATCCTCTGCCTGAAATTACCCTGGTGGATATGAAAAAATACAAGGACTGCTGGGGAACGGACCGGATCATTACTCCGGAACTTGGCAGGGCGATCAGGGCCTGCCTGGAAAAGGGAAATCAGGCCCTGATTTTTCTCAACCGGCGAGGGTTTGCAACCTTTCCTGCCTGCGGCTCCTGCGGCAAAACGTTGCAGTGCCCCCATTGTGATGTGACCATGACCTTTCACAAGGGGGCGGATCATTATAAATGCCATCTTTGCGGCCATACCTTGGCGGCCAATATCCGCTGTCCTGAATGCCGGACAGGCAAGCTGAAAAATTTCGGGTTTGGTACGGAAAAGGTTGAATCCATGCTCAAGACCATGTTTCCCGATGCCAGGCTGGCCCGGATGGACCAGGATTCAACCGTTAAAAAAGGCAGTGCCCTTCGTCTGCTGAGGCAGATCCGGAATCGGACAGTGGACATTATTGTGGGCACCCAGATGCTGGCCAAGGGCCATGATTTCCCGTCCATCACCCTGGTGGGGGTGGTTTGTGCCGATCTCAGCCTGAGTCTGCCGGATTTCAGATCCGGAGAACGGACCTTTCAGGTTTTGGCCCAGGTGGCCGGCCGTGCCGGCCGGGGCAAGGCGCCGGGGCAGGTGATCATGCAAACCTATAACCCGGATCACTTTATCATTGAAGCCTCCCAAAAGCAGGACTTTGAAGCCTTTTTCAATGAAGAGGTGCCTTTTAGAAAGGCCTTGATGTATCCGCCTTTTACACGGATGATTCAATTAAAGATTTCAGGTAAAAACGAAAAAAAGACCGCAGCCCACGCCTTTTTGGTGGCCAAGGTGCTTGATCGTTTGAATACCGGAAGTTCCCCGGTTCAGATACTCGGCCCCATTGAGGCGGCCATTCAGAAAATTTCGGCAAGATTCAGGTGGCAGATCCTCATCAAAAGTGTGTCTGCAAGACAGATTCATGCCATGGTCTCTGCCATGGCAGGCGATCCTGAGATTTCCAGGGTCAAGACAGTATCCATTGGCATTGACGTGGATCCTTATTTCCTCATGTAA
- the upp gene encoding uracil phosphoribosyltransferase — protein sequence MAVYVEDHPLIKHKLGLMRQKDISTKDFRELASEVARLLTYEATKNLTVEKKVIEGWAGKVEIEKIKGKKITIVPILRAGLGMMDGVIDLIPSAKVSVVGFYRNEETLKPVQYYFKTANALEERTALILDPMLATGGTLIATIDLLKEAGCKKIKGLFLVAAPEGIAKVEAKHPDVDIYTASVDECLNEVGYILPGLGDAGDKIFGTK from the coding sequence ATGGCTGTATATGTAGAGGACCATCCTCTCATCAAACATAAACTGGGACTTATGAGACAAAAGGATATCAGCACCAAGGATTTCAGAGAGCTTGCCTCTGAAGTGGCCAGGCTGCTGACCTATGAAGCGACCAAAAACCTTACCGTTGAAAAAAAAGTCATTGAGGGCTGGGCCGGAAAAGTGGAAATTGAAAAAATAAAAGGGAAAAAAATCACCATTGTTCCCATCCTGCGGGCAGGTTTGGGCATGATGGACGGGGTGATTGATCTGATTCCCTCGGCCAAGGTTTCTGTGGTGGGATTCTACAGAAATGAAGAAACCCTCAAACCGGTCCAGTATTATTTCAAGACAGCCAACGCATTAGAGGAAAGGACCGCCCTGATTCTTGACCCCATGCTGGCCACCGGCGGCACCCTCATTGCCACCATTGACCTGCTCAAAGAGGCGGGCTGCAAAAAGATCAAGGGATTGTTTCTCGTGGCAGCTCCCGAAGGAATCGCCAAGGTCGAGGCAAAACACCCGGACGTGGATATTTATACGGCCAGTGTGGATGAATGTCTCAACGAAGTCGGTTACATCCTTCCCGGACTGGGGGATGCCGGCGATAAAATTTTCGGAACAAAATAA
- a CDS encoding uracil-xanthine permease yields the protein MPQTSPSSTEYNFQIKDCFLGAQMLFVAFGALVLVPLLTGLNPNVALFTAGLGTIVFQVVTRGKVPVFLASSFAFIAPIIYGVKTWGIPGTMCGLAAAGVVYILLSLLVRWQGSGIIKRVLPPVVTGPVIMVIGLILASVAVHMTMGKTGDGAIVLFPQAQAMTVGLCALGTTILVSILGKGLLRLIPILCGIAVGYGLALFFGFVDFSPIGKAAWLAMPDFVLPEWNLEAIFYVVPIAIAPAIEHFGDVVAISDVTGKDYLEDPGIQNTMLGDGLATSLASFMGGPPNTTYSEVTGAVALTKMFNPAIMTWAAIAAMLLAFVGKLGALLQTIPTPVMGGIMLLLFGAIMVVGLNTLVRSGDDLMEARNLSIVALILIFGIGGMSFSAGQFQLQGIGLAGILGVTLNLVLPKSRE from the coding sequence ATGCCCCAGACCTCTCCATCCTCAACGGAATACAACTTCCAGATTAAAGATTGTTTCCTGGGTGCCCAGATGCTTTTTGTGGCTTTTGGTGCCCTGGTTCTGGTTCCTTTGCTCACCGGACTCAACCCCAATGTGGCCTTGTTCACCGCAGGACTGGGGACCATTGTCTTCCAGGTGGTCACCCGGGGAAAGGTACCTGTATTTTTAGCCTCTTCCTTTGCCTTTATCGCTCCGATCATCTACGGAGTTAAAACCTGGGGCATCCCCGGAACCATGTGCGGCCTGGCCGCAGCAGGTGTGGTCTATATTCTTTTAAGCCTGCTGGTCCGCTGGCAGGGAAGCGGGATCATCAAACGGGTATTGCCGCCGGTGGTCACAGGACCTGTCATCATGGTCATAGGGCTCATCCTGGCCTCGGTTGCCGTGCACATGACCATGGGAAAAACCGGGGACGGCGCCATTGTTCTGTTTCCCCAGGCCCAGGCCATGACCGTGGGACTCTGCGCCCTGGGCACTACCATTCTGGTCTCCATTCTGGGCAAAGGACTGCTCCGCCTCATTCCCATTCTCTGCGGCATTGCCGTGGGATATGGATTGGCCCTGTTTTTCGGATTTGTTGATTTTTCTCCCATTGGCAAGGCAGCCTGGCTGGCCATGCCGGACTTTGTTCTGCCCGAGTGGAACCTGGAAGCCATCTTTTATGTGGTACCCATTGCCATTGCCCCGGCCATTGAGCATTTCGGGGATGTGGTCGCCATATCCGACGTCACCGGCAAGGACTATCTTGAAGATCCCGGTATCCAGAACACCATGCTCGGAGACGGCCTTGCCACCTCCCTGGCCTCTTTTATGGGCGGCCCCCCCAACACCACCTATTCAGAGGTCACAGGCGCGGTTGCCCTGACCAAAATGTTCAACCCGGCCATCATGACCTGGGCGGCCATTGCAGCCATGCTCCTGGCATTTGTGGGCAAACTCGGTGCCCTGCTCCAGACCATTCCCACACCGGTCATGGGCGGGATCATGCTCCTGCTCTTCGGTGCCATCATGGTAGTAGGCCTCAACACCCTGGTTCGTTCCGGGGACGATCTAATGGAAGCCCGGAATTTATCCATTGTGGCCCTGATCCTCATCTTCGGCATCGGCGGCATGAGCTTTTCCGCAGGCCAGTTCCAGCTCCAGGGCATCGGTCTTGCCGGTATTCTGGGTGTGACACTCAACCTGGTTCTGCCAAAATCCCGGGAGTAA
- a CDS encoding queuosine precursor transporter, giving the protein MNELFWLAMLAVNFGFILIAYRFFGRMGLYAWVPLAAVVANIQVIKLVELFGITATLGNIVYASSFLVTDILSEIYGKKEAQKAVYLGLFSLVAMTVLMNLALYFTPAADDFAQKSLETIFGFMPRIAGASLLAYLFSQTHDVWAYDFWRNRFPALKFLWLRNNASTMVSQLVDSTVFTLLAFWGVYPAGVLVEIFWTTYLLKWVVGAADTPFLYLARYWFDKGKIPGASPGK; this is encoded by the coding sequence TTGAACGAACTTTTCTGGCTGGCCATGCTGGCCGTCAATTTTGGCTTTATTCTGATTGCATATCGTTTTTTCGGCCGCATGGGCCTTTATGCCTGGGTGCCCCTGGCTGCCGTGGTGGCCAATATCCAGGTGATCAAGCTGGTGGAACTTTTCGGCATCACCGCCACCCTGGGCAATATTGTATATGCATCCTCTTTTCTGGTCACCGATATTTTGTCTGAGATTTATGGCAAAAAAGAGGCCCAGAAGGCCGTTTACCTCGGGCTTTTTTCCCTGGTGGCCATGACGGTTCTCATGAACCTGGCCCTTTATTTTACCCCGGCAGCAGATGATTTTGCCCAAAAAAGCCTGGAAACAATTTTCGGGTTCATGCCCAGGATCGCTGGGGCCAGTCTCCTGGCATATCTTTTTTCCCAGACCCATGATGTCTGGGCCTATGATTTTTGGCGGAACCGGTTTCCGGCTTTGAAATTTCTCTGGCTGAGAAACAATGCCTCCACCATGGTTAGCCAGCTTGTGGATTCTACGGTGTTTACCCTTTTGGCCTTCTGGGGGGTCTATCCGGCAGGCGTGCTGGTGGAAATCTTCTGGACCACCTATCTTTTAAAATGGGTGGTGGGTGCAGCAGATACTCCCTTTTTGTATCTGGCCCGGTATTGGTTTGACAAGGGGAAAATTCCAGGGGCCAGCCCTGGCAAATGA
- a CDS encoding DedA family protein, which translates to MTAFAGLGLGGMFLSAFLAATILPLGSEAILVLLLAQDFDPVQVIGAATVGNVLGSLVNYWMGLAGSEWAARKISQISPGQVEQARARFQSWGTASLLLAWVPVIGDPLTLAAGGLRVNLGVFICLVTLGKFFRYLVLAGAVLSF; encoded by the coding sequence ATGACGGCTTTTGCAGGTCTCGGCCTTGGCGGGATGTTTTTATCCGCCTTTCTGGCAGCCACGATTCTCCCTTTGGGGTCCGAGGCCATTCTGGTATTATTGCTGGCCCAGGATTTTGATCCGGTTCAGGTGATCGGGGCGGCCACGGTTGGAAATGTCTTAGGATCTTTGGTCAACTATTGGATGGGGCTTGCGGGCAGTGAATGGGCGGCAAGGAAGATCTCCCAAATTTCGCCCGGCCAGGTTGAGCAGGCCAGGGCACGGTTTCAATCCTGGGGAACCGCAAGTTTGCTCCTGGCCTGGGTCCCGGTGATCGGAGATCCCCTGACCCTGGCTGCCGGCGGACTTCGGGTAAATCTTGGGGTCTTTATTTGTCTGGTAACCCTGGGAAAATTTTTTCGGTACCTGGTATTGGCCGGGGCAGTGCTCTCTTTTTAA
- a CDS encoding NAD(P)-dependent oxidoreductase — protein MNIQTIGFIGLGVMGHSMAGHLLDAGYALNLYTRTQSKARDLVEKGALWSETPGDLAAASDMVISIVGYPSDVEQIYLGTQGILENARAATIAVDMTTSDPGLAEQLYKAGMEKGIQVLDAPVSGGDLGAKNATLSIMVGGDEPAFDAARPVFDVMGKNIVYQGKAGSGQHTKMANQIAIAAGMVAVCESLAYAKKSGLDPETVLKSIGQGAAGSWSLNNLGPRIIDEDDQPGFFIKHFIKDMGIARDSAKTMNLDTPGLDLAYSLYREMAEKGYGENGTQALFKLFQ, from the coding sequence ATGAATATTCAAACTATCGGGTTTATCGGCCTCGGGGTCATGGGTCATTCCATGGCAGGCCATCTTCTTGACGCGGGGTATGCCTTGAATCTATATACCCGGACCCAGTCCAAGGCCCGGGACCTTGTCGAAAAAGGCGCTCTCTGGTCAGAGACTCCGGGGGATCTTGCGGCAGCATCGGATATGGTCATCTCCATTGTGGGATATCCTTCTGATGTAGAGCAGATTTATCTGGGGACTCAGGGCATATTGGAAAATGCCCGGGCCGCCACCATTGCCGTTGATATGACCACCTCGGATCCGGGGCTTGCTGAACAATTGTACAAGGCCGGGATGGAAAAAGGCATCCAGGTATTGGACGCCCCGGTCTCCGGCGGGGATCTTGGGGCGAAAAATGCCACGCTCTCCATCATGGTCGGCGGGGATGAGCCTGCCTTTGATGCTGCCCGGCCTGTTTTTGATGTCATGGGAAAAAATATTGTATACCAGGGCAAGGCCGGATCCGGCCAGCACACGAAAATGGCCAACCAGATCGCCATTGCAGCAGGCATGGTGGCGGTGTGCGAATCTTTGGCCTATGCCAAAAAATCCGGCCTTGACCCTGAAACCGTGCTCAAGAGCATTGGCCAGGGCGCAGCAGGATCATGGTCTTTGAACAACCTGGGCCCCAGGATCATAGATGAAGATGACCAGCCCGGATTTTTTATCAAACATTTTATCAAGGATATGGGCATTGCACGGGATTCAGCCAAAACCATGAACCTTGATACCCCCGGCCTTGATCTGGCCTATTCCCTGTACCGGGAAATGGCAGAAAAGGGATATGGGGAAAACGGCACCCAGGCCCTTTTCAAGCTGTTTCAATAG
- a CDS encoding amidohydrolase family protein, whose translation MTRLLLKNGTIVDGKGTKKYTGDLLIKGDKIEALAPGQITAEAPVMDCTGKVIAPGFIDAHSHNDWFVTNAQTPELTCPFAEQGITTFIGGNCGFAAFGLEKNSPFKSFIEDHNLFKEGTPELEWASLAEYIKILEDPGSTHNQAVLAGHGTARASIQGWDPAGLSKAKLDRLVYLLEESMDEGAKGVSFGFQYAPGIFASQEEIQTIARRVRSKDKIITIHLKAYSAISPTYPIIPFGKAHNLIALEEALNLARQTGVRLQLSHMIFVGQKTWKTFDKAMALIDQAVKDGVDLMMDTYSYHCGASIITVLMPDWFMARTPQSYTDKTMIFKARMLAAISFKLLGFGFEDIQIASAVHPPFEQFNGMFLSDIAKQRKKASFENYMDFVRESQGIARVLMHGYTNPEIVKELMTHPLSLYMTDAWAEPEGLQNPGAYGCFPKFLQTAREDHLLSLEKTVQKMTGDTAKRFNIKDRGILEKGCAADITVFDWKGIKDNTTLKNTDAKPSGIDSVFINGVEVVKKGKADKTLRPGRFLG comes from the coding sequence ATGACCCGACTGCTGCTGAAAAACGGAACCATTGTAGACGGTAAAGGCACAAAAAAGTACACAGGGGACCTGCTCATCAAAGGCGATAAGATTGAAGCTCTGGCACCGGGACAGATCACCGCAGAGGCTCCGGTCATGGACTGCACCGGAAAAGTGATTGCCCCGGGATTCATTGATGCCCACTCCCACAATGACTGGTTTGTAACCAATGCTCAAACGCCCGAATTAACCTGCCCGTTCGCAGAACAGGGTATTACCACCTTTATCGGCGGCAATTGCGGATTTGCAGCATTTGGCCTTGAGAAAAACTCTCCTTTTAAATCCTTTATTGAAGATCACAACCTCTTTAAAGAAGGGACCCCCGAACTGGAATGGGCCTCTTTGGCCGAGTATATTAAAATTTTGGAAGACCCGGGCAGCACACACAACCAGGCCGTTTTGGCAGGGCACGGAACGGCCAGGGCATCCATTCAGGGCTGGGATCCTGCCGGACTGTCAAAGGCGAAGCTTGACCGCCTGGTCTATCTTTTGGAAGAGTCCATGGACGAGGGGGCCAAGGGAGTCTCCTTTGGATTCCAGTATGCCCCGGGCATATTTGCATCCCAAGAGGAAATTCAAACCATTGCCCGGAGGGTCCGGTCAAAGGACAAGATTATTACCATCCACTTAAAAGCCTATTCAGCCATATCCCCCACCTACCCGATAATCCCATTCGGCAAAGCCCATAATCTCATTGCCCTGGAAGAGGCCCTGAACCTGGCAAGGCAGACAGGGGTAAGGCTCCAGCTCTCCCACATGATCTTTGTGGGCCAAAAAACCTGGAAGACCTTTGACAAGGCCATGGCCCTCATTGACCAGGCCGTTAAAGACGGGGTGGATCTCATGATGGACACCTATTCTTACCATTGCGGGGCATCCATTATCACCGTACTCATGCCCGACTGGTTCATGGCCCGGACCCCCCAAAGCTATACAGATAAAACCATGATTTTCAAAGCACGGATGCTGGCCGCCATTTCCTTTAAACTGCTCGGGTTCGGGTTTGAGGATATCCAAATCGCCTCGGCCGTCCACCCGCCCTTTGAACAATTTAACGGCATGTTTTTATCAGACATTGCAAAACAGCGAAAAAAGGCCTCCTTTGAAAATTATATGGATTTTGTCCGCGAGAGCCAGGGCATTGCAAGGGTGCTCATGCATGGATATACCAATCCTGAAATCGTCAAGGAACTGATGACCCACCCCCTGTCCTTGTACATGACAGATGCCTGGGCTGAACCCGAAGGTCTGCAGAATCCAGGGGCCTATGGCTGCTTTCCCAAATTTTTGCAGACGGCCAGGGAAGATCATTTGCTCTCCTTGGAAAAAACGGTCCAAAAGATGACCGGAGATACCGCCAAACGGTTTAATATCAAGGACCGGGGCATCCTTGAAAAAGGATGTGCAGCAGATATCACGGTATTTGACTGGAAAGGGATAAAGGATAATACCACCCTAAAAAATACCGATGCCAAGCCCTCGGGTATTGACTCGGTATTCATAAACGGAGTAGAGGTGGTTAAAAAAGGAAAGGCAGATAAAACCCTGCGGCCCGGCCGTTTTCTGGGCTGA